The following are encoded together in the Rhabdothermincola salaria genome:
- a CDS encoding glycine betaine ABC transporter substrate-binding protein, producing MTSTRSQRRRPLLALFALLAVMGLTAAACGSDDSGGDDAADVPDGPAIVIGAQDFPESVVLSELYAQGLAESGYQTSVQDLGGYRDLLYGAFENGDVNFALEYAGSMLNFLADPDAPAGNDVGENADQAASLLEEQGIVVAEPSEAVNTNAFVMLRETAEDLGIETLSDLAENGADLRLGAPSDCETNPFCIPGLEETYGLDMSGNLVALDDGRIDALRGGEFDVAVAFSTDPPLIDDDLVVLEDDQGMLPAENIVPVMAQALVDAYGQDLVDRIDEISAALTTENVTEMNRAYVVDREDASAIVAAFLSDNGLT from the coding sequence ATGACCAGCACCCGTTCGCAGCGGCGCCGTCCGCTGCTCGCCCTCTTCGCCCTCCTGGCGGTGATGGGCCTCACGGCGGCCGCCTGCGGCAGTGACGACTCCGGTGGTGACGACGCCGCCGACGTCCCCGACGGTCCCGCCATCGTCATCGGGGCCCAGGACTTCCCCGAGAGCGTCGTGCTCTCCGAGCTCTACGCCCAGGGCCTCGCCGAGTCCGGCTACCAGACCTCGGTCCAGGACCTGGGCGGCTACCGGGACCTGCTCTACGGGGCCTTCGAGAACGGCGACGTGAACTTCGCGCTCGAGTACGCCGGGTCGATGCTGAACTTCCTGGCCGATCCCGATGCCCCGGCGGGCAACGACGTCGGCGAGAACGCCGACCAGGCGGCGAGCCTGCTCGAGGAGCAGGGCATCGTGGTGGCCGAGCCGAGCGAGGCGGTCAACACCAACGCCTTCGTGATGCTGCGGGAGACGGCTGAGGACCTGGGCATCGAGACCCTCTCGGACCTGGCCGAGAACGGGGCGGACCTCCGGCTCGGGGCACCGTCGGACTGCGAGACGAACCCGTTCTGCATCCCCGGTCTGGAGGAGACCTACGGCCTCGACATGTCGGGGAACCTGGTGGCGCTCGACGACGGTCGCATCGATGCCCTCCGAGGTGGCGAGTTCGACGTGGCGGTGGCCTTCTCCACCGATCCCCCCTTGATCGACGACGACCTCGTCGTGCTGGAGGACGATCAGGGCATGCTGCCGGCCGAGAACATCGTCCCGGTGATGGCCCAGGCCCTCGTCGACGCCTACGGCCAGGACCTGGTGGATCGGATCGACGAGATCTCGGCGGCGCTGACCACCGAGAACGTCACCGAGATGAACCGGGCCTACGTGGTCGACCGCGAGGACGCCTCGGCCATCGTCGCCGCCTTCCTGAGCGACAACGGCCTGACCTGA
- a CDS encoding class I adenylate-forming enzyme family protein, protein MTFEEAVAYVTGPGGPLEIVDADVAGTPQKVFAATPPTLRALWDTLRARGDAPYLVYEDEQWSFADVVAQIDALGALLVDRYGVTKGDRVAIAMRNYPEWITAFAAITSIGAVAVSLNAWWTGPELEYGLTDSGAKVVVGDLPRIGRVADRLADLGVAGLAVRAEGEVPAGVDRLEDVLVTGAPLPQVDIGPDDDATILYTSGTTGRPKGAVSTNRAVLTGLMGFACRSVVEMLRTDRDEPHPFPTTFVLVVPLFHVTGCVPVMLGSALAGHKLVMMHKWDPARALELIERERVTNFIGVPTMAADLLACPDFATRDTSSLSNVGGGGAPMAPGLVKRIEDSFGTARPQLGYGMTETNAYGPSNTGDDYVRKPASTGRLVPIMDVKVVGTAGEDLPVGEVGEVCFRGANLIRGYWNRPEATAESITDGWLHTGDLGYLDDEGFVFLVDRAKDMVLRAGENVYCAEVEAAIYEHPAVHEAAVFGLPHERLGEEVACALQPKVGMAIDTDELSDFLAERIARFMVPTQWFVSDEPLPRGATGKILKREIKDNVLAAG, encoded by the coding sequence ATGACCTTCGAGGAAGCGGTCGCCTACGTGACCGGTCCCGGTGGACCGCTGGAGATCGTCGACGCCGACGTGGCCGGCACACCCCAGAAGGTGTTCGCCGCCACCCCACCGACCCTGCGGGCCCTGTGGGACACCCTGCGCGCCCGCGGCGACGCCCCGTACCTGGTGTACGAGGACGAGCAGTGGTCCTTCGCCGACGTGGTCGCCCAGATCGACGCCCTCGGCGCGCTGCTCGTCGATCGCTACGGGGTGACCAAGGGCGACCGGGTCGCCATCGCCATGCGCAACTACCCGGAGTGGATCACCGCCTTCGCCGCCATCACCTCGATCGGGGCGGTCGCGGTGTCGCTCAACGCCTGGTGGACCGGACCCGAGCTCGAGTACGGCCTGACCGACTCGGGGGCCAAGGTGGTGGTCGGCGATCTCCCGCGCATCGGCCGGGTCGCCGATCGTCTCGCCGATCTCGGGGTCGCCGGGCTGGCGGTGCGGGCCGAGGGCGAGGTGCCGGCCGGCGTCGACCGCCTCGAGGACGTGCTCGTCACCGGCGCCCCGCTCCCCCAGGTCGACATCGGTCCCGACGACGACGCCACCATCCTCTACACGTCGGGCACGACCGGGCGGCCCAAGGGCGCGGTGTCCACCAACCGAGCGGTGCTGACCGGCCTCATGGGGTTCGCCTGTCGCAGCGTGGTCGAGATGCTGCGCACCGACCGCGACGAGCCGCACCCCTTCCCCACCACCTTCGTCCTGGTGGTGCCCCTCTTCCACGTGACGGGCTGCGTGCCGGTCATGCTGGGCTCGGCGCTCGCCGGCCACAAGCTGGTGATGATGCACAAGTGGGACCCGGCTCGCGCCCTCGAGCTCATCGAACGCGAACGGGTCACCAACTTCATCGGCGTGCCCACCATGGCCGCCGACCTGCTGGCCTGCCCCGACTTCGCCACCCGCGACACCTCGTCGCTCTCCAACGTCGGGGGCGGCGGCGCACCCATGGCCCCAGGGCTGGTGAAGCGCATCGAGGACTCCTTCGGTACGGCACGACCCCAGCTGGGCTACGGGATGACCGAGACCAACGCCTACGGGCCGAGCAACACGGGCGACGACTACGTGCGCAAGCCGGCCAGCACCGGGCGACTGGTGCCGATCATGGACGTGAAGGTGGTCGGTACCGCGGGCGAGGACCTCCCGGTCGGGGAGGTCGGTGAGGTCTGCTTCCGGGGGGCCAACCTCATCCGCGGCTACTGGAACCGACCCGAGGCGACGGCCGAGTCCATCACCGACGGGTGGCTGCACACCGGCGACCTCGGGTACCTCGACGACGAGGGGTTCGTGTTCCTCGTCGACAGGGCCAAGGACATGGTCCTGCGAGCAGGGGAGAACGTGTACTGCGCCGAGGTGGAGGCGGCGATCTACGAGCATCCCGCGGTGCACGAGGCCGCCGTGTTCGGCCTGCCCCACGAGCGCCTCGGCGAAGAGGTGGCCTGCGCCCTGCAGCCCAAGGTCGGGATGGCGATCGACACCGACGAGCTGAGCGACTTCCTCGCCGAGCGCATCGCCCGGTTCATGGTGCCCACGCAGTGGTTCGTCAGCGACGAGCCGCTCCCCCGGGGCGCGACCGGCAAGATCCTCAAGCGGGAGATCAAGGACAACGTCCTGGCCGCGGGATGA
- a CDS encoding AMP-binding protein, whose amino-acid sequence MTSWNFADVWETVAATLPDAPAQIHGDERSTWAEFERRADALAAWLLAEGVEEGETFAQYLYSAPPYLEAVFAAFKLGLPPINTNYRYGPAELAYLWDNADVGTVVFHGEFTDTIASMLDRVPGVRRWIWVDDGHGPCPEWATDHADIVGAVAVEPDAPPPTPTRPPWGRSPDQLYLVYTGGTTGLPKGVMWRQDDLFAVLNQAAAVRHPADGGLEGVAASLMKPGPTHLTAAPLMHGTGAFSSFMALSSGGCVVTLVGRRFDVVEVLDTIEREQVKSVAIVGDAFAKPLLAALDAEPGRWDISSLRVMTSSGVMWSAPVKQGLLRHAPKLLCVDTLGSSEAVGMALSVTSAEGERGGGSSGGTASFSLGENTKVITDDGREVLPGSGDVGMVAIRGRVPLGYYKDPEKSKATFREIQGSRWSIPGDYATVEADGSLKLLGRGSVCINTGGEKVYPEEVEEAVKGHPDVVDAVCVGVPDERFGEAVVALVELRPGAELDEGAVIATVKQQLASYKAPKRVHPLGSLARAANGKADYKALKQLASDLS is encoded by the coding sequence ATGACCTCCTGGAACTTCGCCGACGTGTGGGAGACGGTGGCCGCCACCCTCCCCGACGCCCCCGCCCAGATCCACGGCGACGAGCGCTCCACGTGGGCCGAATTCGAGCGGCGGGCCGACGCGCTGGCCGCCTGGCTCCTCGCCGAGGGCGTGGAGGAGGGCGAGACCTTCGCCCAGTACCTCTACTCGGCGCCGCCCTACCTCGAAGCGGTGTTCGCCGCCTTCAAGTTGGGCCTGCCCCCGATCAACACCAACTACCGCTACGGGCCGGCCGAGCTGGCCTACCTGTGGGACAACGCCGACGTGGGCACGGTGGTCTTCCACGGCGAGTTCACCGACACCATCGCCTCGATGCTCGACCGGGTGCCCGGCGTGCGGCGTTGGATCTGGGTGGACGACGGCCACGGCCCCTGTCCCGAATGGGCCACCGACCACGCCGACATCGTGGGTGCGGTGGCCGTCGAGCCGGACGCCCCGCCACCGACCCCCACACGGCCCCCCTGGGGTCGGAGCCCGGACCAGCTCTACCTCGTCTACACCGGGGGCACCACCGGCCTGCCCAAGGGCGTCATGTGGCGCCAGGACGACCTGTTCGCCGTGCTCAACCAGGCCGCCGCGGTGCGCCACCCGGCCGACGGGGGGCTCGAGGGGGTGGCCGCGTCGCTGATGAAGCCCGGGCCCACCCACCTCACCGCGGCGCCGCTCATGCACGGCACGGGGGCCTTCAGCTCCTTCATGGCCCTGTCGAGCGGCGGGTGCGTGGTCACCCTCGTGGGGCGGCGCTTCGACGTCGTCGAGGTGCTCGACACCATCGAGCGCGAGCAGGTCAAGAGCGTGGCCATCGTCGGCGACGCCTTCGCCAAGCCGCTCCTCGCCGCCCTCGACGCCGAACCGGGGCGTTGGGACATCTCCTCGCTGCGGGTCATGACCTCGTCCGGCGTCATGTGGTCGGCGCCGGTTAAGCAGGGCCTGCTGCGCCACGCCCCCAAGCTGCTGTGCGTCGACACGCTCGGCTCGTCCGAGGCGGTCGGCATGGCCCTCTCGGTCACCTCGGCCGAGGGCGAGCGCGGGGGTGGCTCCTCCGGCGGGACCGCCTCGTTCTCCCTCGGTGAGAACACCAAGGTCATCACCGACGACGGGCGCGAGGTGCTGCCCGGTAGCGGCGACGTGGGCATGGTGGCCATCCGCGGGCGCGTCCCTCTCGGCTACTACAAGGACCCGGAGAAGTCGAAGGCGACCTTCCGCGAGATCCAGGGGTCGCGCTGGTCGATCCCCGGCGACTACGCCACCGTCGAGGCCGACGGCAGCCTCAAGCTGCTGGGTCGGGGATCGGTCTGCATCAACACCGGCGGTGAGAAGGTGTACCCCGAGGAGGTCGAGGAGGCGGTCAAGGGCCATCCCGACGTCGTCGACGCCGTCTGCGTGGGTGTGCCCGACGAGCGCTTCGGCGAGGCCGTGGTGGCGCTGGTCGAGCTGCGGCCCGGGGCCGAGCTCGACGAGGGGGCGGTCATCGCCACCGTGAAGCAGCAGCTGGCCTCCTACAAGGCCCCCAAGCGGGTGCACCCCCTCGGGTCGTTGGCCCGCGCCGCCAACGGCAAGGCCGACTACAAAGCCCTCAAGCAGCTGGCGTCAGACCTCTCCTGA
- a CDS encoding PaaI family thioesterase, giving the protein MSRPVLDRPPSDHVLRELGLEVDQRDDGTLIGHLPVTDAVRAPSGEPLLGVVATMVDMMGGMASIRACTPDRVATADMSLHLLPTGGTDRLDGTMHIRRRGRRTLVVEVELFGDRRQPAGLATLTFAVLPQPPGAPVLPAIDLGRRPAVEPSGVGGRPFHRALGLRSATPGVVEIDVVPAVQNSLGALNGGFLTSTIDAAVAGAATEIMGRPAETVDLQVAFLELGRVGPVRSVAELVGDRATAGHDRRAAFEITVLDGGADDEVLTRATAVAVAP; this is encoded by the coding sequence GTGAGCCGCCCCGTCCTCGACCGCCCGCCGTCCGACCACGTCCTGCGGGAGCTGGGCCTGGAGGTCGACCAGCGTGACGACGGCACCCTCATCGGCCACCTCCCGGTCACCGACGCGGTGCGGGCACCGTCGGGCGAACCGCTCCTCGGGGTGGTGGCCACGATGGTCGACATGATGGGGGGCATGGCGTCGATCCGGGCCTGCACCCCGGATCGGGTGGCCACCGCCGACATGAGCCTGCACCTGCTCCCCACGGGGGGCACCGACCGGCTCGACGGCACCATGCACATCCGGCGGCGAGGCCGGCGCACCCTGGTGGTGGAGGTCGAACTGTTCGGGGACCGCCGCCAGCCCGCCGGGTTGGCCACGCTCACCTTCGCCGTGCTCCCCCAACCACCCGGCGCCCCGGTGCTGCCGGCCATCGACCTCGGACGGCGTCCGGCCGTCGAGCCCTCCGGCGTCGGGGGCCGCCCCTTCCACCGGGCCCTCGGCCTGCGGTCCGCCACCCCCGGCGTCGTGGAGATCGACGTGGTGCCCGCCGTGCAGAACAGCCTCGGGGCCCTGAACGGCGGCTTCCTCACCTCCACCATCGACGCCGCCGTGGCCGGGGCCGCCACCGAGATCATGGGCCGGCCGGCCGAGACGGTCGACCTGCAGGTGGCCTTCCTGGAGCTCGGACGGGTGGGGCCGGTCCGGTCCGTCGCCGAGCTCGTCGGCGACCGCGCCACCGCGGGGCACGACCGCCGGGCGGCCTTCGAGATCACGGTCCTCGACGGTGGCGCCGACGACGAGGTCCTCACCCGCGCCACCGCCGTGGCGGTGGCGCCGTGA
- a CDS encoding hotdog domain-containing protein, which produces MSFATGWSTLGDGPPTTAQLEAMGAAMSIYLPTPMSETPDPDAPDGPPVVTAECALPDHLLEGGHLSSGVLATLVDNVGGMVSGLAALPDWVVTTNLSLRRAPASGATRGPLAVTARLMRRGRTSVVARIHVDDREGRSVATAWMTSSILVPDGGPPPVPRPLRPHRPPTVDHPLYRSAPSAFFALEGGEHPGEVRIDAPPRLRNPWGIVHGGALAVAVDAAARAAVAHPTGTDTSPERLVVSDLVVHYLSPGRVGPIVAGGELVGSRRGDHLVRVTVADRGADDRPLVLAVATVGTR; this is translated from the coding sequence GTGAGCTTCGCGACGGGGTGGTCCACGCTGGGCGACGGACCGCCGACGACCGCCCAGCTCGAGGCCATGGGGGCGGCGATGTCGATCTACCTGCCCACCCCGATGAGCGAGACCCCGGATCCGGACGCGCCCGACGGCCCGCCCGTCGTCACCGCCGAGTGCGCGCTGCCCGACCACCTCCTCGAGGGCGGGCACCTGAGCTCAGGGGTCCTCGCCACCCTCGTCGACAACGTCGGGGGCATGGTCAGCGGGCTGGCCGCCCTGCCCGACTGGGTGGTCACCACCAACCTCTCGCTGCGCCGGGCCCCGGCGTCCGGGGCGACCCGCGGCCCCCTGGCGGTGACGGCCCGCCTGATGCGTCGGGGCCGCACGTCGGTCGTGGCCCGCATCCACGTCGACGACCGCGAGGGACGGTCGGTGGCCACGGCCTGGATGACCAGCAGCATCCTCGTGCCCGACGGGGGCCCGCCGCCGGTGCCTCGACCCCTGCGCCCCCATCGCCCGCCCACCGTCGACCACCCCTTGTACCGCAGCGCCCCGAGCGCGTTCTTCGCGCTCGAAGGGGGCGAGCACCCCGGGGAGGTGCGCATCGACGCCCCTCCCCGACTGCGCAACCCGTGGGGCATCGTCCACGGCGGGGCCCTGGCCGTGGCGGTCGACGCCGCCGCCCGGGCGGCCGTGGCCCATCCCACCGGCACCGACACCTCACCCGAACGGCTCGTGGTGTCAGACCTGGTCGTGCACTACCTCAGCCCGGGGCGGGTCGGCCCGATCGTGGCGGGCGGGGAGCTCGTCGGCTCGCGCCGCGGCGACCACCTCGTGCGGGTGACCGTGGCCGACCGGGGGGCCGACGACCGCCCGTTGGTCCTGGCCGTGGCCACCGTGGGCACCCGCTGA
- a CDS encoding ABC transporter ATP-binding protein codes for MSRVEGGAVPVPAIRLEQVTKHYEGSAAPAVAALDLDVPTGELVALVGPSGCGKTTILKMVNRLIEPTSGRILLHGRDATAMPVHELRRGIGYVIQQVGLFPHRTVGANIATVPTLLGWDKARTQSRVAELTGLVGLDPEVLGRYPGALSGGQQQRVGVARALAADPPVLLMDEPYSAVDPVVRGRLQDDLLELQRNLHKTILLVTHDIDEAIKLADRVVLLNVGGVIEQYGTPDALLRAPATPFVESFLGNDRALKRLSLLTVADIDPGALLPMSANGNGVVIEPATTLKDALDTLLGAPGHRAAVLGHDGDHVGVVTVEAISGSLT; via the coding sequence GTGAGCCGAGTCGAGGGCGGAGCCGTACCCGTGCCCGCCATCCGGCTGGAGCAGGTCACCAAGCACTACGAGGGCTCCGCGGCGCCGGCCGTGGCCGCCCTCGACCTCGACGTCCCCACCGGTGAGCTGGTGGCCCTCGTGGGACCTTCGGGCTGCGGCAAGACCACCATCCTCAAGATGGTCAACCGGCTCATCGAGCCGACCAGCGGTCGGATCCTCCTGCACGGCCGTGATGCCACCGCCATGCCGGTCCACGAGCTGCGCCGGGGCATCGGCTACGTCATCCAGCAGGTCGGGCTCTTCCCCCACCGCACGGTCGGGGCCAACATCGCCACCGTGCCCACCCTGCTCGGCTGGGACAAGGCGCGCACCCAGTCCCGGGTGGCCGAGCTCACCGGGCTGGTGGGGCTCGATCCCGAGGTCCTCGGCCGCTATCCCGGCGCGCTCTCCGGTGGCCAGCAGCAGCGCGTCGGCGTCGCCCGGGCCCTGGCCGCCGACCCGCCGGTGCTGTTGATGGACGAGCCCTACTCCGCCGTCGACCCGGTGGTCAGGGGCCGTCTCCAGGACGATCTCCTCGAGCTGCAACGCAACCTGCACAAGACGATCCTGTTGGTCACCCACGACATCGACGAGGCCATCAAGCTCGCCGATCGGGTGGTGCTGCTGAACGTCGGCGGGGTGATCGAGCAGTACGGCACCCCTGACGCGCTGCTGCGGGCCCCGGCCACACCGTTCGTCGAGAGCTTCCTCGGTAACGACCGCGCCCTCAAGCGGCTGTCGTTGCTCACCGTCGCCGACATCGACCCCGGCGCGTTGCTCCCGATGTCGGCCAACGGCAACGGCGTGGTCATCGAGCCGGCCACCACCCTCAAGGACGCGCTCGACACCCTCCTCGGGGCTCCCGGCCACCGGGCTGCGGTGCTCGGTCACGACGGCGACCATGTGGGCGTCGTCACGGTCGAGGCCATCAGCGGGAGCCTCACGTGA
- a CDS encoding ABC transporter permease, with protein MSGGIPQVLANDANSLIWWDWVARNSDDIWERTIQHLELTALTMLIGIVISALLSAVAVKLRVTATPILWGTGLLYTIPSIALFGFLVPRLGLGTSTALVALVLYTLVVLVRNMIAGMEGVPATVREAATGMGLRPWRRFWSVELPLALPTIMAGIRIATVGTVGLVTISALVGEGGYGALINMGLSRDNFPTPIVIGAGLSIVMALLLDLALWGVQRQLTPWSRAAAVGT; from the coding sequence GTGAGCGGTGGCATCCCCCAGGTCCTCGCCAACGACGCCAACTCGCTGATCTGGTGGGACTGGGTGGCGCGCAACAGCGACGACATCTGGGAGCGCACGATCCAGCACCTCGAGCTCACCGCGCTCACGATGCTCATCGGCATCGTGATCTCGGCGCTGCTCTCGGCGGTGGCGGTGAAGCTGCGGGTCACGGCCACGCCCATCTTGTGGGGCACCGGCCTGCTCTACACGATCCCGAGCATCGCCCTCTTCGGCTTCCTGGTGCCTCGCCTCGGGTTGGGCACGAGCACGGCTCTGGTGGCGTTGGTGCTCTACACGCTGGTCGTGCTGGTGCGGAACATGATCGCCGGCATGGAGGGCGTGCCGGCCACGGTGCGCGAGGCGGCGACGGGCATGGGCCTTCGCCCCTGGCGGCGCTTCTGGAGCGTGGAGCTGCCGCTGGCCCTGCCCACCATCATGGCCGGCATCCGCATCGCCACCGTGGGCACGGTCGGGCTGGTGACGATCTCGGCGCTGGTCGGCGAGGGCGGCTACGGGGCGCTCATCAACATGGGGCTCTCCCGTGACAACTTCCCCACGCCGATCGTGATCGGGGCGGGCCTGTCGATCGTGATGGCCCTGCTGCTCGATCTGGCCCTGTGGGGCGTGCAGCGGCAGCTGACCCCGTGGAGCCGAGCTGCGGCGGTGGGGACGTGA
- a CDS encoding ABC transporter permease produces the protein MVLSLWETIEWSGPRGLPERTVAHLQLSLLAMAVAMVVAIPLAVVVGHTGRGGPVANAAVTAGRAVPTYAVIALLFPIAILWGLGLGFWPSVVALVLLAVPPLFTNTLTGIRGVDATLVEAARGMGMSGRQVLFSVQLPVALPLVLAGIRTATVQVMSTATLASIFGYQALGSYLTEGLAQRDDAKLVVGTLAVGALWLLAEIVLGALQWALTPWTRTAGGSGGRWRRRRTVDPADPGAAVAGALPVR, from the coding sequence GTGGTGCTGTCGTTGTGGGAGACCATCGAGTGGAGCGGGCCCCGCGGGCTCCCCGAGCGCACCGTCGCCCACCTCCAGCTGTCCCTGCTGGCCATGGCCGTCGCCATGGTCGTGGCCATACCGCTGGCCGTGGTCGTGGGCCACACCGGCCGAGGGGGACCGGTGGCCAACGCCGCGGTCACCGCCGGTCGGGCGGTCCCCACCTACGCGGTGATCGCCTTGTTGTTCCCCATCGCCATCCTGTGGGGCCTGGGGCTCGGCTTCTGGCCCTCGGTGGTCGCGCTGGTGCTGTTGGCCGTGCCGCCGCTGTTCACCAACACCCTGACCGGCATCCGCGGGGTCGACGCCACCCTGGTCGAGGCGGCTCGCGGCATGGGCATGTCCGGGCGCCAGGTCCTCTTCTCGGTCCAGCTCCCCGTCGCTCTCCCGCTGGTGCTGGCCGGCATCCGCACCGCCACGGTGCAGGTCATGTCGACCGCCACGCTCGCCTCGATCTTCGGCTACCAGGCCCTCGGGTCCTACCTCACCGAGGGTCTGGCCCAGCGCGACGACGCCAAGCTGGTCGTCGGCACCCTGGCGGTGGGGGCGCTCTGGCTGCTCGCCGAGATCGTCCTCGGTGCCCTCCAGTGGGCGCTCACACCGTGGACGCGGACGGCTGGTGGTTCCGGCGGCCGCTGGCGCCGACGCCGAACCGTCGACCCCGCCGACCCCGGCGCCGCAGTCGCCGGCGCGCTCCCGGTGCGCTGA
- a CDS encoding N-acyl-D-amino-acid deacylase family protein encodes MLDLIIRGGTVVDGTGAPAVRADVGVRDGRIVVVGEVTEDAAREVDATGRVVAPGFIDLHTHYDPQVMWDPAATPSSLHGITTVIGGNCGFSIAPSTPEAAEYLVPMLARVEGMPVETLEAGLDLEWDGFGSWLERLDGRLAVNAGFLVGHSALRRVVMGADAVGHEASPAQLEAMVALLHESLAAGGLGFSSTSSPTHSDHEGRPVPSRFATDDEFVALAGAVGDHEGTTLEFIPGAGARFTDAEIERMTAMSVAAGRPLNWNVMVVSAGEESKASREAKLAASDHAAARGGRVVGLCLPEAMRMRLSFATGFVLDIVPGWAEVLHLPHDQRRAALGDPETRRRLAESAATAGPNHSIADYAAYTIVDAVSPDLHDVVGRTVADIAVERGVEPIDALLDIVVADDLMTGLEPVSIGTDDGSWAERVRLLDTDPRVIAGGSDAGAHLDMMKTFACHTSFLAEAVRARGLMSLERAVQLFTEAPARLYGLTGRGRVAEGWCADLVVFDPATVGPGTVAPRQDLPGGGWRLFSEATGIDCTIVNGVEIVRDGRVTGDTPGTTLRSGRDTETVAV; translated from the coding sequence ATGCTCGATCTGATCATCCGTGGTGGCACCGTCGTCGACGGCACCGGCGCACCGGCGGTGCGCGCCGACGTCGGCGTCCGCGACGGCCGCATCGTCGTGGTGGGGGAGGTCACCGAGGACGCGGCCCGCGAGGTCGACGCCACCGGTCGCGTGGTGGCGCCGGGGTTCATCGACCTCCACACCCACTACGACCCGCAGGTCATGTGGGACCCGGCCGCCACACCGTCCTCGCTGCACGGGATCACCACCGTCATCGGCGGCAACTGCGGGTTCTCCATCGCCCCGTCCACGCCGGAGGCGGCCGAGTACCTGGTGCCCATGCTCGCTCGCGTCGAGGGCATGCCGGTCGAGACGCTCGAGGCCGGGCTCGACCTGGAGTGGGACGGCTTCGGGTCGTGGCTCGAGCGCCTCGACGGTCGCCTGGCCGTCAACGCCGGGTTCCTCGTCGGCCACAGCGCGCTGCGGCGGGTGGTCATGGGTGCCGATGCCGTCGGCCACGAGGCCTCCCCGGCCCAGCTCGAGGCCATGGTGGCGCTGCTCCACGAGAGCCTGGCCGCCGGTGGCCTCGGCTTCTCGAGCACCTCCTCGCCCACCCACAGCGACCACGAGGGCCGTCCGGTCCCGTCGCGCTTCGCCACCGACGACGAGTTCGTCGCCCTGGCCGGCGCGGTCGGCGACCACGAGGGCACCACCCTGGAGTTCATCCCCGGCGCCGGGGCCCGCTTCACCGACGCCGAGATCGAGCGCATGACCGCCATGTCGGTCGCGGCCGGCCGGCCGCTCAACTGGAACGTCATGGTCGTGTCGGCCGGCGAGGAGTCCAAGGCCTCGCGTGAGGCCAAGCTGGCCGCCTCGGACCACGCCGCCGCTCGCGGCGGCCGCGTGGTCGGGCTGTGCCTGCCCGAGGCGATGCGCATGCGGCTGTCCTTCGCCACCGGCTTCGTCCTCGACATCGTGCCCGGCTGGGCCGAGGTGTTGCACCTGCCCCACGACCAGCGCCGGGCCGCGCTCGGCGACCCGGAGACGCGCCGTCGCCTGGCCGAGTCGGCAGCCACGGCCGGGCCGAACCACAGCATCGCCGACTACGCCGCCTACACGATCGTCGACGCCGTCTCACCCGACCTGCACGACGTCGTGGGCCGCACCGTGGCCGACATCGCCGTCGAGCGGGGGGTCGAGCCCATCGACGCCCTCCTCGACATCGTGGTCGCCGACGACCTCATGACGGGCCTCGAGCCGGTCAGCATCGGCACCGACGACGGCTCGTGGGCCGAGCGCGTCCGTCTGCTCGACACCGACCCCCGGGTGATCGCCGGGGGGTCCGACGCCGGCGCCCACCTCGACATGATGAAGACCTTCGCCTGCCACACGAGCTTCCTGGCCGAGGCCGTGCGGGCCCGGGGGCTGATGTCGCTCGAGCGGGCGGTGCAGCTCTTCACCGAGGCGCCGGCCCGCCTCTACGGCCTCACCGGCCGGGGTCGGGTGGCCGAGGGGTGGTGTGCCGACCTCGTCGTCTTCGACCCGGCCACCGTGGGACCCGGCACGGTGGCGCCCCGCCAGGACCTCCCGGGCGGCGGTTGGCGTCTCTTCAGCGAGGCCACGGGGATCGACTGCACCATCGTCAACGGGGTCGAGATCGTGCGCGACGGCCGAGTCACCGGCGACACCCCCGGCACCACCCTGCGATCGGGCCGCGACACCGAGACCGTCGCCGTCTGA